The Sandaracinus amylolyticus genomic interval ATCCCAACGAGATGACCGACTTCAACGTGTTCACGTTCAACGGCAAGGCGTTCCCGTCCACCGAGCCGATGCTCGTCGGCGTCGGCGAGCGCACGCGCATCCGCCTCGGGAACCTGAGCCCGATGACGACGCATCCGATCCACCTGCACGGCCATCACTTCCGCGTCACCCAGACCGACGGCGGCGACGTGCCCGCGAGCGCGCAGCACCCCGAGACCACGGTGCTCGTGCCGGTCGGCGCGGTGCGCGTGATCGAGACGGTCTCCACCGAGCCCGGCGACTGGGCCCTCCACTGCCACATGACCCATCACGTGATGATGCAGATGGGCCACGACTTGCCGAACATGGTCGGCGTCGACGCGTCGCGTCTCGATCCGCGCATCCGCCGCGTCGTGCCCGAGTACATGTCGATGGGCACGCGCGGCATGGGCGACATGGGCACGATGGACATGCCGCTGCCCGAGAACAGCATCCCGATGCGCGGCGGACCGGGCCCGTTCTCGTACATCGACATGGGCGGGATGATGACGGTGCTCAAGGTCCGCGAGGACCCCGAGCGCGCCGATCCCGCGGGGTGGTACGCGCATCCGCGCGACACCGTGTCGTCGCCGGCGACCGGCGACGAGCTGCGCGAAGCGGGCATCGATCCGGACGCGATGCCCGAGGACGACGTCGCGCCCTGATCGCGGGTCCGTCGCCGACGACCAGAGCACGTGCTCGGGCTCGCGTCGCGCCACCTGCGCAGTCGCGGACCTCCAATGCGCGACGTTGAAGGGCGCCTCCATGCGGGGCCATTCATGCGCCACATGCATCGGGCCCTCGGCGTCGCGCTCGCTCTCGTGGTGCTGGTGGTGGGATCGTCAGGGTGCACCGACGACACGCGCCCCGCGGGCCCGCGGATCGTCGCGCCGCCCGATGGCGGCGGCTCGAGCGACGCGTCCGTCGCGTGCAGCGGCGTCGACCTCACGAGCGACTTCGCGAACTGCGGGGCGTGCGGCAACGCGTGCAGCGCGGGTGAGGTGTGCAGCGCGTCGCGCTGCACCGCCGGTGGGTGCCCCACCGGCACGACCGAGTGCGGCGGCTCGTGCGTCGACACCGACACGAGCGCGACCCACTGCGGTGCGTGCGGCAACGCGTGCGGCGCCGGGTCGAGCTGCGTCGCGGGCGAGTGCGCGTGCAGCGGTGCGCTCGAGCGCTGCGGCAACACCTGCGTCGACACGTCGAGCGACGAAGCGCACTGCGGCGCGTGCGGGACCGTGTGCGGCGCGGGTGAGCGCTGCAGCGCCGGGAGCTGCGTCGCGTGCGGCGCGGACGTGTCGTTCGCGACCGACGTCCAGCCGATCTTCACCGCCAGCTGCGTCGGCTCGTGCCACGGCGGCGCGCGCCCCTCGTCGGACCTCGATCTCACCGAGGGCCGCGCGTACGCGGAGCTCGTCGGCGTCGCGTCGACGTGCACCGATCGAAGGCCGCTCGTCGTGCCCCGCGATCCCGACGGCAGCGCGCTCTACCAGAAGCTCGTCGGGACCGCGTGCTCCGGGCAGCGCATGCCGATCGGTCGCGACGAGCTCTCGACCGCGCAGATCGCGACGGTGCGCGACTGGATCTGCGGCGGCGCGCGCGACGACTGAGCCCATGCACGAATGCATGGCGCGGAGCTCGCGCCATGCATCCATGCATACCTCCGATCAGCGCGGCTCCACCACGATCGTCCCGCGCACCATGTTCATCCCGCAGCGGAACTCGTGCTCGCCGACCGCGAGCTCCGGCAGCTCGATCACGACCGGCTGGTGCGGCGGGAGCTCGCGGCGGATGCCGAGCGCGGGGAACACCACCTCGCGCGTGCACGACGCGTACTCGTGTCGCACGAAGCGCAGCCGCACGCGCTCGCCCTCGCGCACCACGATGCGGCTCGGCTGGTAGCCGCCGCGCACCACGATCTCGATCTCGCGCACCTCCTGGGCACGCGCGATCGGCTCGGCGAGCGGCATCGCGACCACCCCCGAGCCGATCGCCAACGCGAGCACCAGCACCATCGTCTTCGTGGTCTTCGTCATCTCGGTCTCCTCTTTCCGGCAGACGCGGACGGGGCGGCGCCATTACGCGACGAAGCGCTTGAGGCGCAGCGAGCTCAGCAGCACCGAGACGCTCGAGAGCGACATCGCCGCGCTCGCGAGCACCGGCGAGAGCAGCCAGCCCGTGAAGGGGTGCAGCAGGCCCGCCGCGATCGGGATGCCGACGACGTTGTAGACGAAGGCCCAGAACAGGTTGCGCCGGATCGTGCGCAGCGTGCTCCGCGCGAGGCGCAGCGCGGTGGGCAGGCGCGCGATCCCGCCCTGGAGCAGCGCGACGTCCGCGGCCGCGATCGCGATGTCGGTGCCGCTCCCGATCGCGATCCCCACGTCCGCGCCGGCGAGCGCGGGCGCGTCGTTCACGCCGTCGCCCACCATCGCGACCACGCGACCGTTCGCCTTCTCGCGCGCGACGACCGATGCCTTGTCCTCGGGGCGCGTCTCCGCGAACACCCGATCGATGCCCAGCTCCGCCGCCACGGCGTGCGCGGTGCGCGTGCGATCGCCGGTGACCATCGCGACCTCGATGCCGAGCTCGCGCAGCGCCGCGACCGCCGCCTTCGCCTCGTCGCTCGCGCGATCCGCGACCGCGACGAGCCCCGCGAGCGCGCCGTCGATCGCGACGAACGACGGAGTGCGGCCGCGCGCGGCGAGCTCCTCGGCGTGCGCCTCGAGGGGCGTGGTGTCCACGCCGATCCGAGCGAGCCAGGCGCTCGTCCCGACCCGCACCCGCGCTGCGCCGACCTCGCCCTCGATGCCCGCGCCCGCGACGCTGACGAAGCCCTCGGCGCGCACGATCTCCGCGCCACGCGCCCTCGCGCCTTCGGTGATCGCGCGTGCGATCGGGTGCTCGCTCTCGTTCTCGACCGACGCGACGAGCGAGAGCAGCTCGTGCTCGCTGCGCGCGATCGCGACGACGTCGGTCAGCGCGGGCTCGCCCGCGGTGAGGGTGCCCGTCTTGTCGAGCAGCACGGTGTCGACGCGGCTCGCCGCTTCGAGCGCGGCGCCGCCCTTCACCAGCACGCCGAGCTCGGCGCCGCGTCCGGTGCCGACCGCGACCGCCGCGGGCGTCGCGAGACCGAGCGCGCACGGGCACGCGATCACCAGCACCGCGACGAATCGCTCGATCGCGATCGCGATCCCGTCCTGCGTCGGGTCGATCAGCGCCCACGCGACGAACGTGAGCGCCGCGATCACGAGCACCACCGGGACGAACCAGCTGCTGATCACGTCCGCGAGCCGCGCGATCGGCGCCTTGCTCCCCTGCGCCTGCTCGACCGCCTCGACGATGCGCGCGAGCGCGGTGTCGGCGCCCACCCGCGTCACGCGGAACGTGAGCGCGCCGCTCTGGCTGAGCGTGCCTCCGTACACGCGCGCGCCGACGCTCTTGTCGACGGGCATGCTCTCGCCGGTGAGCATCGACTCGTCCACCGCCGAGCTCCCGCGCACGACCTCGCCGTCGGTCGCGATGCGCTCGCCGGGCCGCACGAGCACGAGATCGCCGCGCACGAGGCGCTCGACGGGCACGTCCTCTTCGCGATCGTCGATCACGCGCCGGGCGCGCTCGGGCTGCAGCGCGACGAGCCCGCGCACCGCGTCCGCGAGGCGCTTGCGGGCGCGGCTCTCGAGCACCTTCCCGAGCAGGACGAACGTGATGATCGCGCCCGCGGCCTCGAAGTAGACGTGCGGGAGCACGCCGTGCTCGGCGTGCGGGAAGAGCTGCGGCATCAGCACCGCGACCGTGGAGTACGCGTACGCCGCGCCGGTCCCGATCGCGACGAGCGTGCTCATGTCGCTCGTGCGGTGCATCGCCGCGCGCCACGCGAGCGAGAAGAAGCGCCGCCCCGGTCCCAGCACCACGATGCTCGCGAGGACGAGCTGCACCGCGCGCCCGATCGGTCCGTCGCTCCCGGGGATCGCGCCGTGCGCCATCCCGAGCACGAGCAGCGGGATCGTCGCGCTCGCCGACACGACGAGACCACGCACGAGCGAGCGCCGCTCCTGGTCGTCGATCGCGTCGCGTCGTGCTGCGCGATCGCCGCGCGGCGACGCCGCGGGCGCGGGCGTCGAGTCGGTGGTGTCGGCGACCGAATAACCCGCCTTTTCCACCGCTCGCGCGAGCGCGTCCGGGGCCACGACGCCGGGATCGATCGTCACCGTCGCGCGCTCGAGTGGCAGGTTGACGCTCGCGTCCTGCACGCCCTCGACCTTCTTCAGCGCGGTCTCGACGCGCCGCACGCACGCCGCGCACGTCATCCCGACGATCTCCAGCTGCACCGTCGTGCGCTCGTCGATCGCGGGGGTCGCGCCAGCGAGGTCGCGCGCGTTCATCGGGGTCTCCATCGGCTCTCCTCCGGCGGCTCGATCGGCCTGCCTGAGAGGAGGACGCAGAGGGCGCCCCGGCATTACGTCGATCGTCCCTCAGCGCCCGATGCGCAGCTCCCAGCGCCCCGGCACGAACACCGCGCCGCCCGCGCCCACGCGCCACGTGGGCGGCTGCCACGAAGCGCCCTGTCCGCGCGGCAGATCCCAGCGCCCCGCGATCCACACGAAGCGCGCGCCGTCCCACTGCCAGTAGCCCTCGATCCACACCATCCCCGGGGCCGGTGCCGCGGGACGCGCCTCGACCTGCGGCGGAGGCGGGGCCTCGGGCGCGCGCACCGTCTGCTCGCGCACGATGTCTTCCTCGGGCACGTCCCACGTGCCGCCGATCCACACCCAACGCGCGGCGTGCCAGTGCCAGTACCCCGGGGTCCACGTCGCGTGCACGCTCGGCTGCGGCGGACGCAGCTCGGCGCGCGGCGCCGGCGGCGGCCCGTCGGGACGCGCAGGAGGAGGAGGCGGCGGCGCCACTTCCGGTCGTCGCGCGCGCTCGGCTTCCATCCGCGCTTCGCGCTCGGCGCGCTCGCGCTCGATGCGTGGCGCGTCGGCCTGCGCGCGCTGCATCCGTTCCACCGCGCCGTGGTAGCCGCCCGGGCCCCAGCACGCCTCGTCCTCGTGATGCGTGTTGCAGTGCGCCTGCCACTCCGCGTTGCGCCGCTCCGCCTCGGCGTGCCGCTCCGCGTCCTCGCGCTCGCGCTGCTCGCGCTCGTGGCGGAGGTGCGCGATCCACTCTTCTTCCGGCACGTTCGGCTGTGCGATCCAGTGCACGAGCACGAACGTCGCGCCCTCGAGATCGTTGGGCAGATCGGACCACACGCGGATCCGGATCGGCGTGCCCGCCGCGAGCGCGGGCGCCGGGTCGCGCTCGGGATCGTGCGGCCACCACCACTCGCGTACGACCTCGATGCGTCCGACGCCGAGCTGCTGCAGCTCGATCGCAGAGAGCGGGTGAGGCGCGGTCCACTCGATCACGCGCAGCTCGAGCCCGGGCGTGTGGATCGCCTCGGTCGGGCCCCCGCTGGTCGGCTCCTGCGGGACCGCGACGACCGGCGGCGGCGTCACGATCTCGCCGCCACCGCCGAGCTCGACCGCGCGCTGTGCCTCGAGCGAGAGGCAACGCGCGTTGTCGACCGGCCCTGCGTCCTCGCGCAGCTCGTACGTGCCCGCCGTCGACGTGAGGGACGGCACCCATCGGCGCGGGAGCGCCCCTCGCGCCACGACCTCGTCGCCGGCGCGCACGTCGTACTGGCCCTCGATGTTGCGCGGTGACAGCGCGACGAGCTCCACGCCCTCGCCCCAGCGATGCCCGCGCGCCTCCACGACGATCTCGTACGGGCCCTGCCCGCAGCGCTCGGGAGGTTGGAAGCCGCGGATCGCGATCGCCTCGTGGCTCAGCGCGGGACCACAGCCGAAGAGAACGACCGCTGCGAGCGAGGTCAGCGAAGGAAGAACAGCCCGTTGCGTCATGGCGGAACGACGGAGCATCCGCTCCCTTTCGTCGGAGGTCGAGCGCGGACGACGGTCGGGGGCGCCCTCGCATTCACGCTGTAATGGCGCGGCAGGGTCGGCGTCAGCACGCGTGGAGCCACGACATGCGTACGCGATCCTTCGTCCTCGCGACCGCGCTCGCCGCCGTCCTCGCGGCGTGCACGCGCTCGTTCCCTGCTGCGTTCCCGACGTCCTCGCCGGCCTCGAGCGACGCGACCGAAGCCCCGGTCGCCGACGTCGGTCGCGCGCTGCGCGAGGATCCACCGCTGCCCGGCGAGCCGACGCGGGGCTGGCACGGCCTCGAGCCCGCGAGCGTCACGCCGCCGCACGGAGGCCACGATCATGCGCGCTAGCCTCGTCGCCATCGTGCTCGCGCTGCTCGGCGCGGGCTGCGCCACGACGTCGATCCGCGCCGATCTCGATCGCATCGAGACGATCAGCGGGCACGCGCTGCCGCCCGACGTGCTCGATCGGGTCGACCCGGTCGGTGACGCGCGAGCGCGCGAGATCCTGCGCGCGCCGCTCGACGCCGACGACGCGGTGCGCCTCGCGATCGCGAACCACCGCGAGCTGCGCGCGGCGCTGCGCGAGCTCGGGATCGAGCGCGGCCGCGTGCTCCAGGCGGGCCTCTTGCCGAACCCCGAGATCGAGATCGATCTGCGCTCGCAGGACGACCCCGAGCAGCCGCTCCAGGTCGAGCTCTACGCGGAGTTCGAGCTCACGCACGCGCTGCTGACGCCGATGCGCGTCGACGTCGCGAGCCGCGAGCTCGACGCCGCGCGATTCCGTGCCGCGGGCCGGGTGATCGAGACCGCGTACCTCGCGCGCGCGACGTTCTACGACGCGCAGGCCGCCGAGCAGCGGCTCGCGGTCGCGGTGCGCGCGCTCGATGCGCTCGCCGCCGCGCGCGACACCGCGACGATGCTCTTCGACGCGGGAAACGTGCCCGAGCTCGACCTCGCCACGCAGATCGCCGCGTACGAAGAGGCGCGCGCCGTCACGGCGGAGCTCGAGCTCGCGCGCGCTGCGTCGCGCGAGCGGCTGCACCGCGTGCTCGGTCTCCACGGCGACGCGACCGAGTGGACGATCGCCGCGCCGCTCGACGACGTGCCCGAGGAGAGCGAGATCCCCGACGCGCTCGAGCGCCAGGCGATCGAATCGAGCGTCGAGCTCGCCGAGACGCGCATGCGCCTCGAGGCGATCGCGGGCCGCGTCGGGCTCTCGCGCACCGAAGGGTGGCTCCCCGACGTCACGGTCGACGTGCACGCGGAGCAAGACGGACAGACGTGGGAGATGGGCGGCGGCGCGAGCATCGAATTGCCGCTCTTCGATCGCAACGAAGGCACGACCGCGGCGTACGAGGCCGAATTCGACGGCCTCATGGAGCGCTACGAGGGCGCGGCGATCGACATTCGCTCCGCGGCGCGCGACGCGCGCAATCGCCTCGTGTCGGCGCACCTGCGCGCGAAGCAGTACGGCACGGTGATCGTGCCGGCGCGAGCGCGCGTCTTCCGCCAGACGCTCCTGCAGTACAACGCGATGCAGGTCGGCGTCTTCGAGCTGGTCACCGCGCTGCGCGCGCAGCTCGCGGCAGAGCTCTCGTCGATCGACGCGCTGCGCGACTACTGGACCGCGCGCGCCGCGATGGAAGCGCTGCTGCGCGGCCGTCGCGTGAGCGGCGAAGTCGTCTCTTCGAGCACCGGAATCGGCGCGGGCGAGCAGTCCGCCGGAGGTCACTGATGGATCGTCGATCGTTTCTCCGCTGGAGCGGCGCCGCCGCCGGCGCGGCCGTGCTCACGCGCGCCGCGCCGGTGAGCGCGCAGGACGCCCACGCGCACGCCGAGGCGAGCGCCACGGCGGCCTCGGCCGTGCCCACGTTCGAGCGCCGTCCCGCCTCGCGCACCGCCGCGCCGGGCGGACAGCCCTCGGTGATCACGCCCAACGGCATCTCGTTGCCGTGGACGGTGCGTGACGGCGTGAAGGTCGGTCACCTCGTCGCGCACGAATTCGATCACGAATTCGCGCCTGGGATGCGAGCGCGGGTGTGGGGCTACAACGGCCACACGCCGGGCCCGACGCTCGAGGCGGTCGAGGGAGAGCGCATTCGTGTGTACGTCACGAATCGACTCCCCGAGCCGACCACCGTGCACTGGCACGGTCTCATCCTCCCGAATGGCATGGACGGAGTCTCGGGCCTCAATCAGCGCCCGATTCCGCCCGGCGAGACGTGGGTCTACGAATTCGACCTCCGTCATCCGGGCACGTTCATGTACCACTCGCACTACGACGAGATGACGCAGATCGCGCTCGGCATGATGGGCATGTTCATCGTGCATCCGCGGCGCCCCGTCGGGCCGCGCGTCGATCGCGACTTCGTGCTGATGACGCACGAGTGGAAGCTCGAGGTCGGCGCGCGCCGTCCCGACCCGAACGCGATGAACGACTTCAACGTGCTCACGTTCAACGGCAAGTCGTATCCGGGCACCGAGCCGCTGCTCGTCGGAGTCGGCGAGAGAGTGCGAATCCGGCTCGGCAATCTGTCTCCGATGGATCACCACCCGATCCACCTCCACGGATTGAACTTCGTGATGACCGCGACCGACGGCGGATACGTTCCGTCGAGCGCGCAATATCCGGAGACGACCGTCATCGTCCCCGTCGGGAGCACGCGAGTCATCGAATTCACGCCCACCGAGCCCGGCGACTGGGCGATGCACTGCCACATGACCCATCACGTCATGACGCAGATGGGGCACGGACTGCCTCCGATGGTCGGAGTCGACACGAGCACCGTCGATCGCCGGATGTCGCGCGTCGTGCCCGAGTACATGTCGATGGGCCAGACCGGCATGGGCGGGATGGGCGAGATGGAGATGGACATCCCGCCCAACTCGCTGCCGATGCGCGGCGCGCGCGGGCCGTTCAGCTACATCGACATGGGCGGGATGTTCACCGTGCTCAAGGTGCGCGAGCGCCCCGAGCGCGCCGATCCGAACGGCTGGTTCGAGCACCCCGCGGGCACCGTCGCCGGCCCCGCCGATCCCGCGCGCCTGCGCGCCGACGGAATCGAAGCGCCGTAATGCGCGCGCCGCCTCCGCGTCTTCGCATTCGAGAGGAGAACGACACCATGACCGAGAGCACGAATCGCGAGACCCGCCTGCGCGTCACCGGAATGACGTGCATGTCCTGCGTGCGGCACGTCGATCACGCCCTGCGCGATCTCGACGGAGTCGCCGCGGTGCAGGTGCGCCTGCGAGAGGGCGAAGCGCTCGTCGAGCACGACCCCGCGCGCGCGACCGTCGACGAGATGATCGCTGCGCTGCGCGACGCCGGCTACGACGCCGCCGCGGCGTGATCGAGACGAGAGGCGCGCTCGCCCGCGGCGGAGAGCGCGCCTCGTTCGTCTCGGCCGCGCGTTCGCCTCGTCAGCGGCGCGCCTGCGGCGGCGGAGGCGCCTTCGCGGAGCCTCCGTTCGGGCGCATCTGCAGCGCGGGCGCGGCGCCGATCTGGCGCATCAGCCCCATCGCGTCCCACTGCGCGTAGGACTCGACCACCTTCCCGTTCACGACGCGATCGATCGAGATGCCCTCGACCATGGCTCTCTTGTTGGACGGGGGGATGCCCATGAGCTCGGCCTGGTGCGTGCCGCTCGCGCGCCACTTGGTGATCACGCGATCGCCGGAGCAGATCTGCTCGACGACCTCCATCTTCGTGTCCGGGAACGCGCGACGGTACATCTTGATCTGCTCCTCGAGCCCCCGGCGATCCATCCGCCCCATCAGCGGATCGTGCGCGACGAACTCGTCGGCGCAGAGCTGCGAGACGAGCTCGATCTTCCCCTTCGAGTACGTGTCCTCGAGCAGCGCTCGAGTGATGTCCTGCGGCTTCTGGCTCACGGCGAGACCCCCCATGCGAGCGCGCTCGTGCACCTCGCATCGAGCACGTCGCGCGAGGTGAGCTAGACGCTCCCCTCGTCGCACCAACGTCCACGCCGCACGTCGCGCGACGCGCGTACGCCGTCGTCACGCCCGAGCACACGGTCTCGTGGTGCGACGCACCGCGCGCACATCTCGCTCGAGACGCGCCGGTCACGCGCGCGCTCGCGAGGGGGACGACGATGCATCCGAGAGGGGCGGTGCGGTTCGAGCACGCGCGCGATCGACGCGGCGTGGAGCACGCGATCGTGCGCATGGAGGGCGAGAGCGTGTGGCTCCACATGCCGAGCGTCACGACGCTCGCGTGGGTGAGCGAGGGGCGCGTGCAGGTCCACCGGCGCGGCACGCGCCGCGAGCTCGGGCGCGGTGCCGTGCGTCGCATCGGCGGCTTCGAGCTCGAGGTGATCCGCGCCGATCGCGAGGGCGCGCGGCTCTCGCTCGTCTCGATCCCGCGCAGCTTCCTCCGGGGCGCGCGCACCGTGCCGCACGATCAACTCGAGGACGCGACGCACGGCGCGCTCGCGCGCGTCGCCGCGCGCTGGCCGTCGGGTCCGCCGGCGCTCGACCGCGAGATCGACGAGCTCGTCGATCTCGTGCGTCACGTCGATCACGACGACGATCACGACGAGCTCGAGCCCGGGCCGGTGCGGCGCGCGCGGCACCTGCTCGAGACCTGGCACCGCGCACCCCCGACGCTCGACGAGCTCGCGGGCGTCGCGCGCACGACGAAGCTGCAGCTCGTGCGCTCCTTCCACGCGCACCACGGCGTCGTGCCGCACACGTTCGTGCTCTGCCTCCGGCTCGCGATCGCGCGGACGATGTTCGCGTCGGGCCGGCGCGAGACCGAGGCCGCGCACGCGCTCGGCTTCCCCGACGCGAGCGCGCTGACCCGGGAATTCCGCCGCATCGTGGGGGTCTCGCCGGCCGAGTACGCGCGGCCTCGCCCCATCGCGGTCGCGCGCGGCGCGTGATCTCCTCCAGCTCGCGTGGTGCTCATGACGCGGTGAGCGAGGCTCGAGGAGGAGAGAACGATGTCGCTCGAGATCCACGGACCGACGATCCAGACGAACGCGCCGATCCCGGTCGAGCACACCTGCGACGGCGCGGATCGTCCGCCGGCGCTCGCGTGGTCGGGCGCGCCGCCGCGCACGCGCTCGTTCGCGCTCGTCGTGCACGATCCCGACGCGCCGCGCGGCGACTGGGTGCACTGGGTGCTCTTCGACGTGCCGGCCGAGACGTCGATGTTGCCCGAGGGCCTACCGCCCACGCCGGTGCTGCGCGACGGATCTCGCCAGGGCACGAACGACTTCGGGCACGTCGGCTGGGGCGGGCCCTGTCCTCCGCGCGGCGCAGCG includes:
- a CDS encoding cupredoxin domain-containing protein, giving the protein MTKTTKTMVLVLALAIGSGVVAMPLAEPIARAQEVREIEIVVRGGYQPSRIVVREGERVRLRFVRHEYASCTREVVFPALGIRRELPPHQPVVIELPELAVGEHEFRCGMNMVRGTIVVEPR
- a CDS encoding heavy metal translocating P-type ATPase, yielding METPMNARDLAGATPAIDERTTVQLEIVGMTCAACVRRVETALKKVEGVQDASVNLPLERATVTIDPGVVAPDALARAVEKAGYSVADTTDSTPAPAASPRGDRAARRDAIDDQERRSLVRGLVVSASATIPLLVLGMAHGAIPGSDGPIGRAVQLVLASIVVLGPGRRFFSLAWRAAMHRTSDMSTLVAIGTGAAYAYSTVAVLMPQLFPHAEHGVLPHVYFEAAGAIITFVLLGKVLESRARKRLADAVRGLVALQPERARRVIDDREEDVPVERLVRGDLVLVRPGERIATDGEVVRGSSAVDESMLTGESMPVDKSVGARVYGGTLSQSGALTFRVTRVGADTALARIVEAVEQAQGSKAPIARLADVISSWFVPVVLVIAALTFVAWALIDPTQDGIAIAIERFVAVLVIACPCALGLATPAAVAVGTGRGAELGVLVKGGAALEAASRVDTVLLDKTGTLTAGEPALTDVVAIARSEHELLSLVASVENESEHPIARAITEGARARGAEIVRAEGFVSVAGAGIEGEVGAARVRVGTSAWLARIGVDTTPLEAHAEELAARGRTPSFVAIDGALAGLVAVADRASDEAKAAVAALRELGIEVAMVTGDRTRTAHAVAAELGIDRVFAETRPEDKASVVAREKANGRVVAMVGDGVNDAPALAGADVGIAIGSGTDIAIAAADVALLQGGIARLPTALRLARSTLRTIRRNLFWAFVYNVVGIPIAAGLLHPFTGWLLSPVLASAAMSLSSVSVLLSSLRLKRFVA
- a CDS encoding YXWGXW repeat-containing protein, with product MTQRAVLPSLTSLAAVVLFGCGPALSHEAIAIRGFQPPERCGQGPYEIVVEARGHRWGEGVELVALSPRNIEGQYDVRAGDEVVARGALPRRWVPSLTSTAGTYELREDAGPVDNARCLSLEAQRAVELGGGGEIVTPPPVVAVPQEPTSGGPTEAIHTPGLELRVIEWTAPHPLSAIELQQLGVGRIEVVREWWWPHDPERDPAPALAAGTPIRIRVWSDLPNDLEGATFVLVHWIAQPNVPEEEWIAHLRHEREQREREDAERHAEAERRNAEWQAHCNTHHEDEACWGPGGYHGAVERMQRAQADAPRIERERAEREARMEAERARRPEVAPPPPPPARPDGPPPAPRAELRPPQPSVHATWTPGYWHWHAARWVWIGGTWDVPEEDIVREQTVRAPEAPPPPQVEARPAAPAPGMVWIEGYWQWDGARFVWIAGRWDLPRGQGASWQPPTWRVGAGGAVFVPGRWELRIGR
- a CDS encoding TolC family protein, with the translated sequence MRASLVAIVLALLGAGCATTSIRADLDRIETISGHALPPDVLDRVDPVGDARAREILRAPLDADDAVRLAIANHRELRAALRELGIERGRVLQAGLLPNPEIEIDLRSQDDPEQPLQVELYAEFELTHALLTPMRVDVASRELDAARFRAAGRVIETAYLARATFYDAQAAEQRLAVAVRALDALAAARDTATMLFDAGNVPELDLATQIAAYEEARAVTAELELARAASRERLHRVLGLHGDATEWTIAAPLDDVPEESEIPDALERQAIESSVELAETRMRLEAIAGRVGLSRTEGWLPDVTVDVHAEQDGQTWEMGGGASIELPLFDRNEGTTAAYEAEFDGLMERYEGAAIDIRSAARDARNRLVSAHLRAKQYGTVIVPARARVFRQTLLQYNAMQVGVFELVTALRAQLAAELSSIDALRDYWTARAAMEALLRGRRVSGEVVSSSTGIGAGEQSAGGH
- a CDS encoding copper oxidase, with product MDRRSFLRWSGAAAGAAVLTRAAPVSAQDAHAHAEASATAASAVPTFERRPASRTAAPGGQPSVITPNGISLPWTVRDGVKVGHLVAHEFDHEFAPGMRARVWGYNGHTPGPTLEAVEGERIRVYVTNRLPEPTTVHWHGLILPNGMDGVSGLNQRPIPPGETWVYEFDLRHPGTFMYHSHYDEMTQIALGMMGMFIVHPRRPVGPRVDRDFVLMTHEWKLEVGARRPDPNAMNDFNVLTFNGKSYPGTEPLLVGVGERVRIRLGNLSPMDHHPIHLHGLNFVMTATDGGYVPSSAQYPETTVIVPVGSTRVIEFTPTEPGDWAMHCHMTHHVMTQMGHGLPPMVGVDTSTVDRRMSRVVPEYMSMGQTGMGGMGEMEMDIPPNSLPMRGARGPFSYIDMGGMFTVLKVRERPERADPNGWFEHPAGTVAGPADPARLRADGIEAP
- a CDS encoding heavy-metal-associated domain-containing protein, giving the protein MTESTNRETRLRVTGMTCMSCVRHVDHALRDLDGVAAVQVRLREGEALVEHDPARATVDEMIAALRDAGYDAAAA
- a CDS encoding ester cyclase, encoding MSQKPQDITRALLEDTYSKGKIELVSQLCADEFVAHDPLMGRMDRRGLEEQIKMYRRAFPDTKMEVVEQICSGDRVITKWRASGTHQAELMGIPPSNKRAMVEGISIDRVVNGKVVESYAQWDAMGLMRQIGAAPALQMRPNGGSAKAPPPPQARR
- a CDS encoding AraC family transcriptional regulator, with product MHPRGAVRFEHARDRRGVEHAIVRMEGESVWLHMPSVTTLAWVSEGRVQVHRRGTRRELGRGAVRRIGGFELEVIRADREGARLSLVSIPRSFLRGARTVPHDQLEDATHGALARVAARWPSGPPALDREIDELVDLVRHVDHDDDHDELEPGPVRRARHLLETWHRAPPTLDELAGVARTTKLQLVRSFHAHHGVVPHTFVLCLRLAIARTMFASGRRETEAAHALGFPDASALTREFRRIVGVSPAEYARPRPIAVARGA
- a CDS encoding YbhB/YbcL family Raf kinase inhibitor-like protein, which produces MSLEIHGPTIQTNAPIPVEHTCDGADRPPALAWSGAPPRTRSFALVVHDPDAPRGDWVHWVLFDVPAETSMLPEGLPPTPVLRDGSRQGTNDFGHVGWGGPCPPRGAAHRYVFELYALDSMLGLPPGVSRDRLETAMRGHVLAHAKLVATYARAAGRA